The DNA sequence ACCCCCGAGGCCCGGCCCGTCGGCGGCACCGAGTTCAGCTGGTGCAAGGCTGTTCCCATCGGCACTGGCGTAACGGTTCTGAGCCTCCTCCTCTCAAAACCGCCGCAAATCGCTGTTGTCCAAAATGCCCTCCACAAACTCCAAAATTCCCACCCTATTCTCCGCTCCAAGATCCATCTCGATCCCTCCAACAACACTTTCCACTTCCTCACCCCTCCCACTCCCACCGTCCAAATCCACCCCTTCGATCTCGCTTCAACGGCTCACATCATCCAATGCCAATCCGACGGCCACGATCCCTTCCACGTGCTCCTCGAGCACGAGATGAACCAGGAGGACACGTGGCGCAATTACGCCGCCGACGTCGACGTACTCCACGCCGCCGTGTATAGCATCAGCCACGACCGCTTCGCCGTGTTCCTCCGCCTCCACACCGCTTCGTGCGACCGCGCCTCCGCCGTGGCGCTGCTCAACGAGCTCCTCCGCTTCGTCGCCGGCGGCGACGAGGCGAGCGGGGAGAAGGTAAATTCTCCGATCGAGGATCTGATTCCTGAGGGGAAGACGAACAAGCCGTTCTGGGCGCGTGGACTGGACGTGCTCGGGTACACGCTCAACGCGTTCAGGTTCGCGAATTTGAGTTTCGTCGACGCTGGCTCGCCCCGGAGTTCGAGGATAATAAGGTTGCAACTGAACGTAGCTGAAACCGAGAACTTATTAGCTGTGAGTTACCACCAtcctgtttctttttttattgcttaaattagtattttgttACCCTAATTTGTTATTTaggatgaatttgattttttttaatttaatttattcatctaattttttaaattaatttaatttggtcattccgtCTAGATGATATTTTGTTCAAAATCATTATTAAGTAATTCTAAactatgataaaatatatattttttaaaaattaaattgattttaaaaattagaaaatcaaattaaatagaaatttttttattaaatgatcaaattaaataaaaaaattaaaaattaaataaaacttaaataaccaaaatactaatttaaacttttttattttctgttatgctcgctaatttaattaattattacctTGAGTAGTCAATGTAGaacttatttgtttaatttattttcaccaACATGGTGTGGCTGTGGAGTGATCGCCaatttgagttattttaataaacaaaataaagcatgagtctcttttaaaataaattatcattatagATCTAGTTTGAACATTGACAGGTCAAAATGGTCAAACTTAATAGTTTGATGGATAAATTTAAGGAAAAGATGACAAGTGTCATGTTTTAGataaatatgtaataatttatattaataaatatgttttagagACTtgcattgatattttatttataaatttaaattgttactcgaaattataaataatttatggtACTTGattgaaccaataaaataaagtacCCAAACTCTCTgtttagaaaaaattaattgataatatatctACGATCACTACTTCTATCATATCcgtatattttacaaaatatattaaataaaaaattaaaaaaaaaagttttaacaaaaataaaattatacaaaatggTCCATCATCAGTGATTGGGATATGACTAGTAAGTTATCCTTTAAATATATGCATATGAAAGACATATCTTTAAGAGATCTttcgttaaaaaaaatgtacaacttatttaattagtttacaacaattaattattttagtttctacTTAGTAGAATAAtttgtgtgtatatgtatattttttaaattaccttTATTAGAATTTTATTCTCTCgatcttttttttgtcttaattaattaatgtgctTTCACTTAAagtatttgtataaaaaaaatctgggCAAACTTCtcaaaattcttataaaatggACTTAAGGTAGTAAGCattaggtaaaataaaatatccgaTTGGAATATTATTATTCAGTACTGATTAGGACATTGGAGGATCCGATGGACAGAAAATGGAACGATTCTCTTATGTAACATTTGTTCGTCATGGGGTTATGCATTATTTTAATTcccgtatatatatatatatatatatatataaaagataattaaatggTTGATGTCAATACCTTTAgcctatattttgaattaatatttttaatttttgttacagGTATAAGTTGGATTTGGCTATCGcaataataagataaataatactTACAATAATTAATGTTCTATTgtaaacattaattttgttttaattattttttaaaataaataattttagtttcctatttttaaataagacatttagtctttttatttttacagaataaataattttgtttcgtGTGTTAGTGATCATATAAAACAATTTCAATGTAATATATTGGTACTGAAGTAGATAAGTTATTGTTACGATGCTTATGTggtaagaaattaaataaaataaaaaataatttt is a window from the Glycine max cultivar Williams 82 chromosome 2, Glycine_max_v4.0, whole genome shotgun sequence genome containing:
- the LOC100527924 gene encoding uncharacterized protein LOC100527924 codes for the protein MAQNGDTEAQSPSTPEARPVGGTEFSWCKAVPIGTGVTVLSLLLSKPPQIAVVQNALHKLQNSHPILRSKIHLDPSNNTFHFLTPPTPTVQIHPFDLASTAHIIQCQSDGHDPFHVLLEHEMNQEDTWRNYAADVDVLHAAVYSISHDRFAVFLRLHTASCDRASAVALLNELLRFVAGGDEASGEKVNSPIEDLIPEGKTNKPFWARGLDVLGYTLNAFRFANLSFVDAGSPRSSRIIRLQLNVAETENLLAGCKSRGIKLCGALAAAGMIAAWTSRCLPDYQREKYAVVTLVDCRSLLDPVLPSNHAGFYHSAVLNTHDVCGETETLWELAKKSYTAFVNAMNCNKHFTDMSDLNYLMCKAIENPGLTPSSSLRTALISVFEDPVFDDSAEMHGEIGLEDYVGCASAHGVGPSIAVFDTIRNGKLDCACIYPSPLHSREQIQGLVDHMKRILVEGCNSENQQIEP